TTAAACAAAGGGGGATGCTTGAAGACACCTTGGTTATATGGGGAGGAGAATTTGGACGGACCAATTACTCCCAAGGCCAATTAACGGCAACGAATTTTGGCAGGGACCACCATGGTAAATGCTTTACGATTTTTATGGCAGGAGCTGGAATAAAGAGAGGAATGACCCTAGGTGCCACGGACGATTTTGGGTTCAACATTACACAACGGCCCGTTCACATTCATGACTTTCAGGCTACCGTAATGCATTTATTGGGAATAGATCATGAACGCTTAACGTTTAAATTCCAAGGAAGAAGATATCGCCTTACGGACGTACATGGAGAGGTTGTAAAGGAAATTTTGGCCTAAAATATATCGGTATATGAAAAATAAGAGACGAATATTTATAAAAAAAACGCTTGCCGCTACTACTGCAGGCATAATCGTACCTAAGGAAACTTTCGGTATTCTAAAATCCAGAAAATATATGGACGGTATTGTTGGACATGGTGATTTCACCTATCAGGTGGATAGGGAATGGGGAGTACAAGACCCATCCAAAGTACCCGTAAATGACTGCCATGAAATGGTGATGGACAGCCAGGGCAGCATTTTGATGACAACTACCGGCTCCAATAATGATAATATTATTGTTTATGACAGATCTGGTAAGGTATTGAAATCATGGGGAAGGGAATTTCCAGGAGCCCATGGACTTTCAATAGCGGGAGAGGGTAGTGACCAATTTCTTTTTATAACCGATCCTGAAACCCATAAAGTACATAAAACAACTTTGGATGGTAATATTATAATGACACTTGAGCGGCCCAAGGAAGTATCGGGTTACCAAAGTGATGAGCAATTTAAACCCACCGAAACGACCATTTTACCCAATGGAGAATTTTACGTGGCCGATGGATATGGGGAAAACTACATCATCCATTACAACGAGAATGGCGAGTACTTAAACCATTTTGGGGGAAGCGGTAACGGGCCGGGCGAATTTAATTGTTGCCACGGAATTACCCTTGATACAAGGGACGGCTCCAACCCAACACTATTAATCACTTCAAGGGCGAGTCAGGAATTCAAAAGGTTCTCTTTGGATGGAAAACATCTTGAGACAATCAAATTACCTGGATGCTCTATTTGTAGGCCGGTTATTCATGGCAATAATATCTATTTTGCAGTCATAGTGACCAAGACCTGGGATTCTTGGGACGGTATGCTAGCCGTTTTGGACGCTGAAAACAAGGTAGTCTCCTTACCTGGCGGTAGTGCTCCACAATACATGAACAATGTGCTGGTAGAACCCGAATATGACGGCACTACCTTTAGAAATCCGCACGACGTTCTAATCGATGATGACGGTAATCTCTATGTTCCGCAATGGGCTTCGGGAAAAACGTATCCAATTAAACTTCACAGGGTTTAAACCCCAATTACAAAATGATGCTTTTCCTTACTTCGGACTTTACCTATTTTTTGGGTCGGTTTCATCCTGTACTGGTGCACTTGCCCATTGGATTTCTTTTGCTGGCCATTTTAATGGAATGGTATCAACGACTCAAAGGAAGGAATCTTGGTCATTTAATTGGATATGCTTGGTTATTGGGAAGCTTTGGAGGTTTGGTGTCCATCATCTCTGGATGGTGGTTGAGCGATAGCGGTTTATATCTGGAAAGCGATTTGTTTTTCCATCGATGGTTGGGAGTTTCCCTGGTTGTACTCGCATTTATAGGATGGTGGCTTAAAAAAAACTGGGAACGTTATTCGGTTGGTATTCAAACCACTATAAACACACTTGTCCTTTTGTTGATTTTCATTGAAGGACACTTGGGGGGCACCCTGACCCACGGTCCGGATTATCTTTTGGAATATGCTCCATCCTTCATTAAAAACAAGCTAGAGACAAAGGAAGAAATTAGTAAAACCGATTTCACCAACCAGGATTCGATATTCGTTTATAAGGATTTAATTGAGCCAATATTTATGGAAAAGTGTTGGGCATGCCACAATTCCGTCGAAAAAAGGGGATTCTTGAATATGGAACACCCAGATTCACTGATTTTGGGTGGGGAAAACGGGCCGGTTCTGATTGCTGGAAATGCTTCTGAAAGTGAAGTTTTCAACAGGGTAACGCTATCCCAAAAAAGTAAAAAATACATGCCTCCCGTGGGGGCACCTCTCACCTATTCGGAAATTCGATTAATTGATTGGTGGATTGCCAATGGTGCTGATTTTAAAATGAAAATTGAAGAAGGAGAAGCCTTGACTCCTATAAAATCAGTATTGGCAAAAACATATGGAATCAATACGACCCCAAAACCATGGTACGAATCGGTAAAGATCAATCGGGCGGATTCGGTACTGATAACCAAGCTCATTGATAAGGGATTTTCTGTAAAAAAGCTTGGGGAAGATAATAACCTGTTGGATATAAAATACAACGACCAAAGTCTGACCGAAGAAAAAATCAAGTCTCTAATTGATGTGGCCGATCATATTACTTGGCTCTCATTGGCAAAAAGTAATATTACCGATGACCTACTCAACTATATTTCCCAATTCCCGAATCTCACAAGGCTGGAATTGGAAAGAACGCAACTTACCGATGCGGGAATAAAACAACTTTCAACCCTCCGGCATTTAGAAAGTATTAATCTATATGGATCTAATGTTTCAGAAAACTGTCTGCAAGACCTGTCCAAAATTCCAAGCCTAAAACGAGTATATCTGTGGCATACATCCGTAGATAAGAACATAGCAAAGGAATTTATTTCGAGCAACCCCCAAATGGAAATAATTTTCTAAAAAATCAGTAAGTAGAAACTATTATAAAATGATTCATTCAAAAATAAAAAACCCGCACTAAAAAGTACGGGTTTTATTAATCTGTGGGCCCTACTGGATTCGAACCAGTGACCCCCTGCTTGTAAGGCAGGTGCTCTGAACCAACTGAGCTAAGAGCCCCAAAAGGAGTGCAAATATAGAATAGTTTTGTTTACTCCAAAAGAAAAAAATAAAAAATTTAAAGAACTTCGGCAACCACAAAAGTACTGCCCCCTACAAAAATAAAATCTGATGTATTAGCTGCTTGTTTTGCAGCGTTATAAGCCTTTGGGACATCCTTAAAAACTTCACCTTTTAAATTATGTTCCTTGGCCATTTCCATTAAGATATCAGCAGGCAAACCTCGTGAAATATTTGGTTTGCAAAAGTAATAAATCGCATGGGTGGGAAACATGGCAAGAATCGATTTTAAATCTTTTTCCTTTACAAAACCAAGAACTATATGCAAAGTATCATAGGCTTCATCCCCTAACTGCTCCATTACCAATTTCAAGCCCTCTTTGTTATGTGCCGTATCGCATATGATATTTGGCGCTTGTCCCAATTGTTGCCAGCGACCCATCAGGCCCGTATTTTCGATAACCTTGTGTAATCCTTTCGCAATATGTTCCTTATGAACGTTAAAATTTGGCAACGCCGCAATGACCGCCAAAACACCTTTGATGTTCTTAGTTTGATATTTTCCTTTTAAAGATGTCTTGTACGTTTCGGAAATTTCTTGGTCCGCAAATATCAATTTGGCATTTTTTTCTTTGGCTACGCCTACAAATACCGGAGCGGTCTCATCTTGATACTCACTAACGACCACAGGAACATTTGCCTTGATGATTCCTGCTTTCTCAAAAGCGATTTTAGGAAGGGTATCCCCCAGCATATCCATATGGTCAAAGCCGATATTCGTTATCAAGGAAATTTCCGGTGTGATGATATTCGTAGAGTCCAATCTTCCTCCCAGTCCTACTTCAACCACGGCAATATCCACATGTTGCTGGGAAAAATACCTAAAGGCCATCCCTACGGTCATCTCAAAGAAAGATAAATGACGGTTATCAAAAAAGTCCCTGTTGTCGGAAATAAATTTTTTTACGAAGGCTTTGGTCACCGGTTTTCCATTGATCCTAATACGTTCCCTGAAGTCCTTAAGATGGGGCGAAGTATAAAGACCTACCTTATAACCTGCTTCCTGAAGTATGGATGCCAGCATATGGCTACTGGACCCTTTGCCATTAGTTCCAGCTACATGGATACTCTTAAAATTCCTGTGTGGATTTCCCAGAAATTCTGAAAATTCGAGAATACCATCCAATTTATTGTTAAATGCAATCTTACCTTTTTGCTGATACATTGGAAGTTGATCGAACATCCAATCCAAGGTTTCCTGATAGGTCACTCCCCTAATTTAAAGTTCACTACTACAAATCCGACTTGTTGACTTGGGGCATTGGAATCAAGGTTCCATTTGTGCATAAAGGCCGTTTTTCTGGCAGGTTCCAAAAGACACTTTGCTGTATTCGTTGTACCCTTCACACCTGGTTCTGCCCTAATTACATTTCCATTCTTATCAACCCAAATTTGCACTACCACTCGACCTGACTCATTGCATTCTTGAGGTACTTTTCCCTTACTTACCAAAGACCTACCGTTTAAGCCGTACCCTCCTGTTCCGCTACCCGAACCTGGGCTACCATAGTAACTAGTAGCATAAGGATCACCGTCTGGACTGCCTTTATCCCCTGCCCTGTTGTCATCGCCCTCACTTCCAGAAGCCGTTCCATCAGATTTATTAAGTCCACCCATAAGCTCATCCAATTTTTTCTTTTTGGCTTCTTGCTCCTGTCTGGCTTGTTCCTCAGCTTCCCTCTTCTGTTGGGCTATCCGTTCAGCTTCGGCTTTTGCTTTTTGCTCTGCTTCCTGTGCTTTTCTTTTTTGCTCTGCTCCCGCGGCATCCGCCTTTCTCTTTGTTTCTTGGGCTTGCTTAATCCTGATGGATTCTTCATCCTCTTGAGTGAGAACCTTTTCAGAAGGGGCTTCCTTTACCTCTTGCTGAACCTTTTCAGGGACTTCTTCTACAGTTTCGGAAACTTCTTGCTTGGTAGGCTCCACCGGAGGCGTATCCAATTGCTCTGATCTTATACGTTCCTTGGGTTGAACCTGTCCACTGCCAAAATCCGTAGTACCAAAATTAACTGAAATTCCATTTTCTATTGGAGGGTCCATATACGTTAGCCCAATGTAGAAAAGCACCAACAACAATATACTCAAAAGCAATGTTGTTAGTGTTAAGGATTTTTTCTTGTGTCTCGTGTCTAAAAATGCCATTAGTTGGGCCGCACCGCCAAGATGACCTTGTAGTTATTCCTATTGGCGATATCCATTACGTTTACCGCCTCCTTTATGGCAACGCTCTCTTCCGCCCTCAGAATAATCGTAGGTTTTTCTTGGCCTTCCAGTGCCTTTTTTAATTCAATTTCAATGTACTCTCCGTTTATTCTCTGATTGTTCACAAAATACTGTAAGTTCTTATCAATACTTACGGATACATTTTGTGTATTTGTGGATTTTCCCTTTGCCTTTGGTAATAATAAATCCAGGGCATTAGGAGAATTGGCCGTTAGCATGAAAAATATCAACAACAGAAATACGATATCTGTCATTGACGACATGCTAAAGTCTGGACTAACTTTATTCCTTCCTTTTAATTTCATATTGAAATATTAAAGTGGTTCGTTCAATAAATCCAGAAACTCTACGGCATTTGCTTCCATTTTATGGACCACCTTATCCGTTCTGTTCACCAAATGGTTGTAACCCATATAGGCGATAATACCCACGATCAAACCTGCAACGGTAGTCGTCATGGCAGTATATATTCCAGAGGCCAAAGAGCCCATTTCTGCCTGGCCTCCGCTACTTGCCATTTCATGGAATGCCAAAATCATACCGATCACGGTTCCCAAGAAACCAATCATTGGTGCGGCCCCGGCAACTGTGGCCAAAACACTTACATTTTTTTCCAGTTTATACACTTCCAGTGTACCAGCATTCTCAATGGCGGTATTGATATCATCCAAGGGTTTCCCAATGCGGGAAATTCCTTTTTCAGTCAATCTGGCCACTGGGGAATCCGTCTGGGCACATAGAATTTTGGCCGCTTCCAATTTTCCGGAAGTTACATGATCCCTAATTTGGTTCATGAAATTCTTGTCAATCTTAGAAGCCGCATTTACTGCTAAAAGCCGCTCAAAATAAATGTAAAGGGCAACTCCCAACATCAAAAAGAGAACGGTAATAATAATAACACTGCCCGTACCTCCATTAAAAACAAGATCCATGACAGAAAGTGTTTTTTCTTCAGATAGTATTTCACCAGTGGTTGGATCTTGAGGCAAATCTTGTGATAATAACATAGTATTCTTATAATTCATAATTTGCCATTATAACGGTAATTTCCAGATTAAATTATGCGTTGAGGATAAAATCCCTGATTAAAATAAAAGCGCCGGCGCCCGCTACAAATCCCAAGAAAGCCAACCATGTAATTTTCTTGAGATACCAGAAGAAATCTATTTTTTCCATTCCCATGGCCACAACACCAGCTGCGGAACCAATAATCAGCATACTACCACCAGTTCCTGCAGAGTAGGCAATAAAATGCCATAGCGGGTTGTCCATAGTCTCACCAAACATACCCATACTGGCCGCCACCAAGGGAACGTTATCAATCACGGCCGACCCTACACCAAATAACATGACAACAATATCCGTATTGGGAATTGCCGCGTTTAAGCTTTCTGCATAATGGAACAAAAGTCCTAAGGACTCCAGTGCCGCCACGGCCAATAGAATTCCCAAGAAGAATAGAATACTTGGCAATTCTATTTTGGACAAAGAATGATGCACAGGGCTATGGTGGCCTTCACTATCATGTCCCTCTCCGTCAACGGATGAAATACTGAATTTTTTATTACTATAAATTTCCGCAAACGTAGCTACAAGAGCAAGTGATAACATCATACCTACATAGGGTGGTAAGTGCGTTACTGTCTTAAAGAAAGGAACAAAAATAATGGCACCTAGACCTAGATATAACATGGTGGATCCATATTTTGATTTGGGAACCTCCGTTTCAAAATCCCCATCAATTTTACCCTTGAAGGCCTTGTAAGTTCCCGCAATAAGAACTGGCACTACCATACACACAATAGAAGGCACCAAAACATGTTCTATAAGCTGCGCAGCGGAAACCTTGTTGGCAATCCACAACATGGTCGTGGTTACATCCCCTATGGGAGACCAAGCACCGCCTGCATTTGCGGCAATAATTATCATACCTGCAAACCAGAGCCTGGTATTACGATCGTTTACTACCTTTTGTAATATGGTAATCAACACAATGGTGGCCGTTAGGTTGTCGATTATTGCGGATAGAATAAAGGCAAGAATGGAAAACAACCATAACAACTTTCTTTTGCTCCTCGTCCTTATGTATCCTTTAATGGTAGCAAAACCATCAAAATAATCTATTATCTCCACGATGGTCATAGCCCCTAACAGAAAGACCAAGATCTCAGCGGTCTTGCCCAAGTGATGGAGCAATATTTCATCCAAATGAGTTGGTTCCAATTCTCTTAATTCAGCATTTACCTCAAAAACGGGCATGTGGTTCAAGGCAATGAGAGCCCACAATATTGCCATCATGGCCAATGCGGGAATCAGCTTATCGATTTTTAAATTATGCTCAAGGGTAATCGCGAGATATCCCGCTAAAAAAACAATAATAATAATGGTTTCCATGCGCTGTTGGTTTTTAGTTTCCTCTTATGAAAGGTGTCAAATATAAGACTGAATTATAACTTTTGAAATTCCCTAAAGATATCCAAAATTGTCAATCCTACCATATTTTCAAATAGAATATCATAAAGGAGATTGAAAGTCAAACTCTTACAGAATTATTTTTAACAAAATTGTTTTACTAAGCTGAAACATGTTGGTCCACATCATAAAATTGAACAACACAGATTCTCTTTATTACTAAGAAATTAATTGGTATAGACTTATATTTGTTGATATACCCTATTTAAAGATTAACGATGGATTTTAAACTTACCGAAGAACAGGAACTGATTAAACAGGCCGCGCGCGATTTCGCACAAAATGAATTGCTTCCCGGAGTAATTGAAAGAGATGAGTTACAGAAATTCCCAAAGGAGGAAGTTAAAAAGATGGGAGAATTAGGCTTTTTGGGCATGATGGTAGATCCAAAATATGGAGGAAGTGGTTTGGATACACTTTCGTACGTATTGGTAATGGAGGAATTATCAAAAATTGATGCGTCATCCTCGGTAATCGTTTCCGTAAATAATTCATTGGTCTGTTGGGGCCTTGAAACCTATGGAACAGAAGCACAAAAGGAAAAATATTTGCCAAGGTTGGCTGCAGGTGAAATAATCGGTGCGTTTTGCCTCTCGGAACCAGAGGCGGGCAGCGATGCGACTTCACAAAAAACAACAGCGATAGATCATGGCGACCATTATCTTTTGAACGGTACAAAAAACTGGATAACCAACGGCGGGACGGCCAACGTATATTTGGTAATCGCCCAAACAGACAAGGAAAAAAAACATAGGGGAATCAATGCACTGATTGTTGAGAAGGACATGGAAGGATTTGTAATCGGTCCAAAGGAAAATAAACTGGGTATTAGGGGCAGTGATACACATTCATTAATCTTCAACGATGTAAAAGTACCTAAGGAAAATAGGATTGGCGTAGACGGATTTGGTTTCAAGTTTGCCATGAAAACCTTGGCTGGAGGAAGAATAGGAATTGCCGCACAAGCTTTGGGAATTGCAGCTGGAGCTTACGAGCTTGCGCTCAAATACTCGAAGGAAAGAAAGGCCTTTGGAACTGAAATCAGCAATCACCAGGCCATTGCCTTCAAGCTGGCAGATATGCACACCCAGATACAAGCGGCCAGACTTCTCGTATATCAGGCCGCGAAGGATAAAGATAACGGTGAAAATTATGATCTCTCCGGAGCCATGGCCAAATTGTATGCCTCACAGGTAGCCATGGAAACTACGATTGAAGCGGTCCAGATACATGGCGGCAATGGATTTGTAAAAGATTATCATGTGGAGCGACTGATGCGTGATGCTAAAATTACCCAGATTTACGAAGGTACCTCCGAGATACAAAAAATCGTTATTTCACGATCGATTTTAAACTAATCCTTTTCAAGGGCAAATTAACCCTAGATTATTTAGGGTCTAAATTTGAAAAACGATAGCTTTCAGTTGTTACCCATAACATACGCTGGGGTTAAATTGTTATATACCACCTTTTATACAGGACTACCCCCTAAATAGTCATTGGGTTTACTCAATATTACCCTACATTTATCAATATGACAATTTCAACCATTCAAAAATTATAATTTAAAGATATTTTAACCTTTATTTAAAAACGTTAAATATTTTATTTGATTGGCCCGTAATCGTTGATTATAATTTAAATAAAATGATATTTTTGAAGAAATACGATAAATTATGAGATTGAAGAAGCAAGGACTTTATCTGCCAGAATTTGAGCATGACAATTGTGGAGCCGGTTTTATTTGTAGCCTTAAAGGAAAGAAATCCAATGACATTATCCATAAGGCACTGGAAATACTCGAGCGACTTGAACACAGAGGTGCCGTAAGTGCAGATGGCAAAACCGGTGATGGTGCCGGTATTCTGATAGATATTCCACACGTCTTCTTCAAGGAAGTATGCTCTTTTGAACTTCCCGAGCAAGGTGAATATGCCGTTGGAAATGTGTTTTTCCCTCAAAAACAGAATCAACGGGAATATTGCATTCAAGTATTCGAGGAGAACGTAAAAAAACAGGGGCTTAAATTATTGGGCTGGAGAAACGTTCCCGTTAACCGTTCCGTTCCAGGACGAATTGCGGCAGAAACGGAGCCTTTTGTAAAGCAGGTTTTTATAGCAAAGGAAACGAAGGAACAATCGTATTTTGAATTCAATCTAAAATTATTCATCGCCAGAAAAATTACCGAACACGCTATC
This DNA window, taken from Maribacter algicola, encodes the following:
- a CDS encoding MotA/TolQ/ExbB proton channel family protein, whose translation is MLLSQDLPQDPTTGEILSEEKTLSVMDLVFNGGTGSVIIITVLFLMLGVALYIYFERLLAVNAASKIDKNFMNQIRDHVTSGKLEAAKILCAQTDSPVARLTEKGISRIGKPLDDINTAIENAGTLEVYKLEKNVSVLATVAGAAPMIGFLGTVIGMILAFHEMASSGGQAEMGSLASGIYTAMTTTVAGLIVGIIAYMGYNHLVNRTDKVVHKMEANAVEFLDLLNEPL
- a CDS encoding acyl-CoA dehydrogenase; the encoded protein is MDFKLTEEQELIKQAARDFAQNELLPGVIERDELQKFPKEEVKKMGELGFLGMMVDPKYGGSGLDTLSYVLVMEELSKIDASSSVIVSVNNSLVCWGLETYGTEAQKEKYLPRLAAGEIIGAFCLSEPEAGSDATSQKTTAIDHGDHYLLNGTKNWITNGGTANVYLVIAQTDKEKKHRGINALIVEKDMEGFVIGPKENKLGIRGSDTHSLIFNDVKVPKENRIGVDGFGFKFAMKTLAGGRIGIAAQALGIAAGAYELALKYSKERKAFGTEISNHQAIAFKLADMHTQIQAARLLVYQAAKDKDNGENYDLSGAMAKLYASQVAMETTIEAVQIHGGNGFVKDYHVERLMRDAKITQIYEGTSEIQKIVISRSILN
- a CDS encoding cell envelope integrity protein TolA codes for the protein MAFLDTRHKKKSLTLTTLLLSILLLVLFYIGLTYMDPPIENGISVNFGTTDFGSGQVQPKERIRSEQLDTPPVEPTKQEVSETVEEVPEKVQQEVKEAPSEKVLTQEDEESIRIKQAQETKRKADAAGAEQKRKAQEAEQKAKAEAERIAQQKREAEEQARQEQEAKKKKLDELMGGLNKSDGTASGSEGDDNRAGDKGSPDGDPYATSYYGSPGSGSGTGGYGLNGRSLVSKGKVPQECNESGRVVVQIWVDKNGNVIRAEPGVKGTTNTAKCLLEPARKTAFMHKWNLDSNAPSQQVGFVVVNFKLGE
- a CDS encoding bifunctional folylpolyglutamate synthase/dihydrofolate synthase, with amino-acid sequence MTYQETLDWMFDQLPMYQQKGKIAFNNKLDGILEFSEFLGNPHRNFKSIHVAGTNGKGSSSHMLASILQEAGYKVGLYTSPHLKDFRERIRINGKPVTKAFVKKFISDNRDFFDNRHLSFFEMTVGMAFRYFSQQHVDIAVVEVGLGGRLDSTNIITPEISLITNIGFDHMDMLGDTLPKIAFEKAGIIKANVPVVVSEYQDETAPVFVGVAKEKNAKLIFADQEISETYKTSLKGKYQTKNIKGVLAVIAALPNFNVHKEHIAKGLHKVIENTGLMGRWQQLGQAPNIICDTAHNKEGLKLVMEQLGDEAYDTLHIVLGFVKEKDLKSILAMFPTHAIYYFCKPNISRGLPADILMEMAKEHNLKGEVFKDVPKAYNAAKQAANTSDFIFVGGSTFVVAEVL
- the nhaD gene encoding sodium:proton antiporter NhaD, which codes for METIIIIVFLAGYLAITLEHNLKIDKLIPALAMMAILWALIALNHMPVFEVNAELRELEPTHLDEILLHHLGKTAEILVFLLGAMTIVEIIDYFDGFATIKGYIRTRSKRKLLWLFSILAFILSAIIDNLTATIVLITILQKVVNDRNTRLWFAGMIIIAANAGGAWSPIGDVTTTMLWIANKVSAAQLIEHVLVPSIVCMVVPVLIAGTYKAFKGKIDGDFETEVPKSKYGSTMLYLGLGAIIFVPFFKTVTHLPPYVGMMLSLALVATFAEIYSNKKFSISSVDGEGHDSEGHHSPVHHSLSKIELPSILFFLGILLAVAALESLGLLFHYAESLNAAIPNTDIVVMLFGVGSAVIDNVPLVAASMGMFGETMDNPLWHFIAYSAGTGGSMLIIGSAAGVVAMGMEKIDFFWYLKKITWLAFLGFVAGAGAFILIRDFILNA
- a CDS encoding 6-bladed beta-propeller, whose translation is MKNKRRIFIKKTLAATTAGIIVPKETFGILKSRKYMDGIVGHGDFTYQVDREWGVQDPSKVPVNDCHEMVMDSQGSILMTTTGSNNDNIIVYDRSGKVLKSWGREFPGAHGLSIAGEGSDQFLFITDPETHKVHKTTLDGNIIMTLERPKEVSGYQSDEQFKPTETTILPNGEFYVADGYGENYIIHYNENGEYLNHFGGSGNGPGEFNCCHGITLDTRDGSNPTLLITSRASQEFKRFSLDGKHLETIKLPGCSICRPVIHGNNIYFAVIVTKTWDSWDGMLAVLDAENKVVSLPGGSAPQYMNNVLVEPEYDGTTFRNPHDVLIDDDGNLYVPQWASGKTYPIKLHRV
- a CDS encoding ExbD/TolR family protein, producing the protein MKLKGRNKVSPDFSMSSMTDIVFLLLIFFMLTANSPNALDLLLPKAKGKSTNTQNVSVSIDKNLQYFVNNQRINGEYIEIELKKALEGQEKPTIILRAEESVAIKEAVNVMDIANRNNYKVILAVRPN
- a CDS encoding c-type cytochrome domain-containing protein yields the protein MMLFLTSDFTYFLGRFHPVLVHLPIGFLLLAILMEWYQRLKGRNLGHLIGYAWLLGSFGGLVSIISGWWLSDSGLYLESDLFFHRWLGVSLVVLAFIGWWLKKNWERYSVGIQTTINTLVLLLIFIEGHLGGTLTHGPDYLLEYAPSFIKNKLETKEEISKTDFTNQDSIFVYKDLIEPIFMEKCWACHNSVEKRGFLNMEHPDSLILGGENGPVLIAGNASESEVFNRVTLSQKSKKYMPPVGAPLTYSEIRLIDWWIANGADFKMKIEEGEALTPIKSVLAKTYGINTTPKPWYESVKINRADSVLITKLIDKGFSVKKLGEDNNLLDIKYNDQSLTEEKIKSLIDVADHITWLSLAKSNITDDLLNYISQFPNLTRLELERTQLTDAGIKQLSTLRHLESINLYGSNVSENCLQDLSKIPSLKRVYLWHTSVDKNIAKEFISSNPQMEIIF